A stretch of DNA from Vicinamibacterales bacterium:
CCGGGCGTTCCGACGGGGACGCGGCTTCGGCCTGTAACTGCGACCGCCGTGGCCGCCGCAGCAGCGCGCGGGCGCGGGCCACCAGCTCGCGGATGCCGAACGGCTTGGCGAGGTAGTCGTCGGCACCGCTTTCGAGGCCCAGCACCTTGTCGCTCTCTTCGCGCCGCGCCGTGAGCATCATGATCGGCACGTCCTGGTTCGGGCCTTCGCGCCGGATGGCCCGGCAAATCGACACGCCGTCCATGCCGGGCAGCATCAGGTCCAGCAGGATCAGGTCGAACGGCTGCGCGCTGGCGCGAGCCAGCCCGTCGAGCCCGTCGCCCACCGCCTCGGTTTCGAGGCCCTCGAGACCAAGGTGGAGAACGATCAGATCGCGGATGTGCGTGTCGTCTTCGATCACCAGGACGCGTGCCATCTCCCTGCAGTTTTTCACAGATTGCGGCGCTTGCCCCGCCGAAGCCTTGGCGAAGGCGGGCTGCCACAGTTTTCTCACACCCGGGCCACGGGGCTGCCACGAGAATCCCGTCTCATAGGCTAGAAGGAGTGAGCAATCACATGACCAAGACATTCAAGATTTCCCTCGCCACCGGGCTCGTCGCGGTAGCCATGGCCGCGGGTTCGGCGCTGGTGATGGCACAGGACGGCCCGATGCGCCGAGGCGGCGGCCCTGGCGTGGGCGGCCCGCCCCCGGGCGGACCGATGGACGGACAAATGCGTGGACCGGGCGGGCCAATGCGCGGCCCCGGCGGTCCCGGCGGCCCCATGGGCATCGGGCCCGGGTTCCGTGAACTGGATCTGAGCGACGATCAGAAGGCGCAGGTCAAGTCGATCCACGAATCGCACCTGGCCGAATTCCAGGCCGCGGGTGCAAAGGTCGGCGCGGCGCGCGAGGGCATGCGCAAGCTGCTCGAAGCCGACACGCTGGACGAATCCGCGGTCCGCGCCAAGAGCGTGGAGGTGGCTGCGGCCGAGGCCGACGCGGCGATCCTGGGCGCGAAAGTCCGCGCGCAGACGCTGCAGGTGCTGACGTCGGAACAGCTGGCCAAGCTGAAGGAGCTGCGGGCATCGCGCGAAGCGCAGCCGAGAAAGCAGCGCCAGCAGGGTAAGCGCTAATCAGGCGGGGGCTGACCCCTCATGGGCATTGTGTGAGGGGTCAGTCTCCGACGCCGCCCGCGTAGGGGTCTGTCCCCGACGCGGCGCCGCGAAGGGGTCAGACCCCTCGGCATTTCTCGCTCGGGGTCAGACCCCTTATTGGTTCGCGTGGGCTCTGAGCAGCCGGAGGCCGTTGAGCGTCACGGCGACCGTCGCGCCGGTGTCCGCCAGCACCGCCAGCCACAGCGGCGCGGCACCGAAGAACGCGGAGATGAGGAAGGCTGCTTTCGTGGCCAGGGCGAGCGTGACGTTCTGGCGAATCACTTTCACCGCCCTTCGCGCGTGGCCGACCAGGAACTCCATGTCTTCGGGATGGTCGCACGTCAGCACGACATCCACCTTCTCGAGCGGGATGGTGTCGGCCGTGCGGCACTGCACGACGACTCCGGCGGCGCCGAGCGCCTCCACCGTGAATGCCTTCGCTTGCGCCGCGCGCTCGAGCGGCGCGCCGCCCTTGAACAACACGCCGCGCCTGGCCGCGGAGGTGAGGGCGGCGACCACGGTCACGGGCGTGGAGATCACGAGCGCGCAGGGACAGGCCAGCACGAGGAAGATCAGGCCGCGGTAAAACCACACTTCCCACCGGCCGTCGAGCATGGGCGGCAGCATCACGACGGCCAGGGCCGCGAAGGTCACGACCGGCGTGTAGACGGCGGCGAACTTCTCGATCCAGCGCTCCACCGGCGCCGATTCGTGGCCGCGGTCCTCGCCCCACCCGGGCTCGTGGCCGACCAGGTGGGCCACGGCGTGCCGCGCCCGATCGATGCTCCACGCTTCCATGAGGTGGGCGAGGGCAAACAGGAAGGCGACGGCCGCCGCCTCGGCCCACTGGCCAATGGACGCCGCGCCGATCGCCGACAGGCACACCAGCACGTGCATGTCGAGGCGCCGGTAGCGCAGCGACACCACCGCGCGCGGAATCATCGGCGCCAGTCCGGCGACCGCCGACAGCGCGTAGGCCGCCACGGCGGGGCCCTGGTGCGCGTGCCCGGCCCCCGTGCCGTGCCCGAACATCGCTTCGCTCCAGGTCTCGGCGGACAGGCCGTCGATAATCCAGCCAACGGCAAAGGCGGCCAGGCTCGCGCCCGCCCACCACTTCGCGGTGTCGTGATGATGATCGTGATGGTCGTCGCCCACCACGTCGTCGGCGTCGTGGCTGTGGGCGACCAGCCCGGTGCCGGCCACCGCATCGAGAATCGCCGACGCGGGGACAATGGACGGGTCGTAGGTGACGTCAACGCGGCGGCCGACCAGGTCGAAGGTCAGCGCGGCGACGCCCGGGCGATTCAGCGCATGTCGAATGAGCGCCGCTTCGTCGGCGCAGTCCATCCCGGCAACATGTAGTCTCAGTATCGAGTTGGTTGGGCTGGCCACGAACACTTCATTATCGCCGGAACGGTCCGGCTAAAGCCGGACGCCACAGGCGCCGGACGCTGGCATGGTCCGGCTAAAGCCGGACGCTACAGGGCCTGGACTGCCGCCAGCACGTCTTCGGCGTGGCCGTCGACCTTGACGCCGTCCCATCGCCGCACGACCTTGCCGTCGGGCCCGATGAGATACGTGGTGCGCGCCACGCCCATGTAGTTGCGGCCGTACATCGACTTCTCCTGCCACACGCCGTACTTCTCCATCACGGCGTGGTCTTCGTCGGCGAGCAGCGGGAACGTGAGGTCGTACTTCGTCGCGAACCTGGCCTTGCTCTTCGAGTCGAGCACGCTCATGCCGAACACGGCGGCCTTGCTCTTCTTGAACTTCGGCAGGTTGTCCTGAAAGGCGCACGACTCCTTGGTGCAGCCAGGCGTGTCGTCCTTCGGGTAGAAGTAGATCACCACCGGCTGGCCGGCGTAGTCAGCCAGGGTGTGGACCTTGCCGGCCTGGTCGGGCAGGGAGAACGCGGGAGCTTTCTTGCCGGGGTCGATGAGTGCCATGGTGTCTCCGCGGGCGGCATGGTCCGGCTGAAGCCGGACACTACATGTCGAAGTCGCCCCTACGTGTTCTGATGCCTACTGGGCGGTCGAGGTTGCGCGGCCGTCAAACGGCACGGCGGCGTGGGCGCGACGCGGCTCCGCGCCGCCCTCCACCTTCTTGTTCGCCACGTCCACGGTGATGGCGGCGGCGTAGCCGTAGCGCACCTCGCCCTTGCGGCCGATGCGCTGGAAGCGATGGCCGCGGTCGATCAGGTTGTTCAACAGGCTCCGCGGAAAGCGATCCTCGATCTCGATGCGCTCGCCGTTCTCGAGCGGATCCGCCGGGTCGCGCCCGGGCAGGAAGCGCGGCGACTCGATCGCCGCCTGCGCGCCGAGCTTGCCGTCGATCACGCCGGTGATGATGTTGTAGACCGACACCGGAATCCAGGCGTTGCCGGCGCAGCCCACCGCCAGGCGGGGCACTTCTTCGCCGTTCGCCTTCTTCTCGAACACCAGCGTCGGCACGCTCGCCGTGCTCGACCGCATCAGCGGCACCAGGCTGCCGTAGGCGCCCGCCGTCAGGCGGTTCGATCGCAGATGGTTGTTATAGAGAAAGCCCAAGCCCTTGGACACATAGAAGGTGCCGCCCCATGTGCTCAGCGTCTGCGTGACCGCGATCATGTTGCCTTCGGCATCCGCCACCGCAAATGACGTCGTCCCGGTGCTGATGCGCGGCGTCGGCGCCGATTGCGTGGTCGGCGCCTCGTCGGGCGGCTGCCGCTCGTAGCGCGACGCCTTGTTCGCGTCGATCTTCGCAAACAGCTTCCTGGCGTGCTCCGCGGTCAGGTGTTCCTCGAACTCCACCGGCCAGCGTTCGGGATCCGCCACGCGGCGCAGCGGATCGCGCACCTTCCACGATTCCACGAGGTAGTGCAGGTAGTCGGGATCCGTGGAGGCGCGGGCGCCCGGCGCCGGCACGTAGTTCTCGAGCACGTGCAGCGACTCGAACAACTGGATGCCGGTAGACACCGGCGGGCCGCCGGCATAGAGCGTGTGGCCGCGATAGCTGCCCATCACCGGCACGCGCTCGATGGCCCGGTACTGCGCCATGTCGGCAAAGGTCAGGATGCCGCCGTTCTCTTCCATGTCGGCGGCGATCTTCTTCGCGATCTCGCCGCGGTAGAAGGCGTCGGCGCCGCCCTTCTGGATGGCGCGCAGCGTGTTGGCGTAGTCCTTGTTGAAGAACCGCTCGCCCGGCTTCGGCACCTTGCCGCCGGGCAGGTAGATCTTCGCGGCCTCGGGCCACTTCTCGAGGAAGCGGCGGCCCTCGGCAATGCTCGACGGCAGGCCTTCATCGAGGACGAAGCCCTCGTCCGCCAGCGCGATGGCCGGCGCCACCAGGTCTTCCCACTTCACCTTGCCGCTGCCGTAGGTGCGATAGGCGTAGTCGAGGCCGGCGACAATGCCGGGGATGTTCGCCGCGGCCGGACCGTCGGCGACAATGCGGCCGTCCTGCATCAGCCGCGGATTGTCGGCGGTGGCGCCGATCGGCGTCATGTCCTTGTATTCGATGACGGTCGGCTTCTTCATGCCCTTGAGGTAGAGCACGGCCGAACCGTCGCCGCCCACGCCCGAGGCTTCGGGCTCGACCACACCGAGCGCGAACGACACGGCGATCATCGCGTCCACGACGTTGCCGCCCTTCTCGAAGGCGAGCCGCCCGGCCGCCGACGCCAGCGGATGTCCCGACACGACGACCGCGCCGTTGGAGGTGATGACCGGCTTGATCAGCGGCTGCGCGGCCACCATCTCGTCGATCACCGACTCGAGGTCACCCTCGGTCTTCGCGGCGGTCGCGCGCGGGCGGAACTGGTCCTTCAGGCTCGCCCACTTCTCCGCCGGCACCGGCGCCGAGTAGTAGAGCGTGCGGAGCGTGTTCCAGACGCGATCGAACATCGCGGCGAAGGCCGCCGGCGAGGGCGCCATCTCCGCGGTGACGCCGCCACCGTCTTCATGCACGGGCAGCGGCGCGGCCACGCGCCACAACTGGAACGCGGCGTTCAACGCGAACAGCGGCGGCGCCTCGACGTCGCTGCGAAGCGGGTTGCCGTTGTAGACCGGCTGCGGATCGGGCAGGCCCGAGACGAGCAGTGTCTTGCCGTCGGGCGACCACGCCGGCGCGCCGCCCTTGCGCGACACCAACTGCGGCTGCGCGGCGGGCTTCGGACGCGGCAGTGGATCCTCGGCCCCCTCGGGGCGCGGCGGCTCGACGGCGGCGACCCACACCGAGCCGATGCCGTCGCGCACGGCATAGAACGCCATGCGCACGTTGTCGGGCGCCCACGACGGGTAGGCCTCGTTGCCGCGGACGCGCGCGATGCGGAACGATCGCAGCGCCCGTCCGTCGACACCGACGCTGGGAATGGACGAGGTCACCGGCTTGGCCGGGCGCGAGCCGAGCGGCGTGGGCCTGGCCACCGCGGCGGGCGGCACCGCCATCCACCACAGGTCGAGGTCGTCTTCGGACTCCCGCTCTGAGATGAAGGCGACCTTCGACCCGTCCGGCGAGACGCGCGGATAGGTCTCGCTGTCCGCCGTTTCGGTGAGCGCCAGCGGCGCCTGCCAACTGTCGGACTGTTGGACCGGACGCACCACGAACAGGTCCCATTGCAGACTGGGATCCGCGGCGCGGCCCGCCGGGCGCGCATCCCGATGCGCGAACACGAGCCGGCCATCCGCCGTCCACGACGGCCACCGCTCGTCGCCGGGCAGCGTGGTGACGGCGACGGGCGCGCCAACGGCCACGCCGTTCTTGAGCGCGACCACCAGGACGTCGAAGCCATCGCCGCGATCGGCGGCATACGCCAGGCGGCGGCCGTCCGGCGACCACGCCGGCTCGCGCTCAATCGCGCTGCCATCCCCGGCGGTGACCGCTTTCCCCTGCCGGCCTTCCGGCGTCATGGTCCAGATGCGATCGAGGTACGACACCGCGATGCGCTTGCCGTCGGGCGCCCACGCCGGCTCCTGGACGCCGACGGGCGCCTGCGCGCCACCGGCGGATTGAAGGGCGAGGAGGATGGCGGCGAGCAGCAGCGTACGTGTCATTTGTTCAATACGGCGTTCACGATGTGACGGGCCGAGATGCCGAACTTGTCCACGAGCTCGTCGGGCTTGCCGCTGCGTGGGATCTCCGGCACGGCCAGGCGCGTGACGGTGAGGCCGGCGGGCGCGACGGCCCGGGCCACGGCGTCGCCGAGTCCACCCGAGATGTAGTGATCCTCGACCGTGATCAGGCGGCCGGTTTGCCTGCCCGCCTCAATCAACGATGCCGCGTCGATCGGCTGCACGGAATAGAGGTCGATCACGCGAATCGAGATCCCCTTCGCCTTCAACTCGTCGTGGGCCTTGAGGGCCTCGAACAGCGTGACGCCGGCGCCGATCACCGTCGCCGTGTCGGTGGCGCCCTGGCGCACGACCTTGAGGCCGCCGATCGGGAATTCCTCGCTGTTGTCGTAGATGACGGGCGTCTTGGGACGCGAGGTGCGGATATAGACCGGACCGTAGTGGGCAGCGGCCTCGCCGATCAGCTTTTCCATGCACACCGCGTCGCTCGGGTAGAGCGCCACGAAGTTCGGCTGCGCCGTGGTCATGGCGAAGTCTTCGAGCGCCATCTGCGACGGCCCGTCCTCGCCAATCGAGACGCCGGCGTGCGAGCCGGCCAGCTTGATGTTGTTGCCGCCGACGGCGGCCATGCGGATGAAGTCGGCGGCGCGGGTCAGGAACGCGGCGAAGGTCGACGGGAACGGGATGGCGCCGCGCGCGGCAAGCCCCATGGCGGCCCCGACCATCACCTGCTCGGCAATGAAGAACTGGTAGAAGCGCTCGGGATGCGCCGCCTCGAACTTGTCGCTGAAGGTGGAGTTCTTGACGTCGGCGTCGAGCGCGACGACGCGGGAATCCACGGCGCCGAGCTTGGCGATGCCGGTGCCGTAGGCCTCACGCGTGGCGACCAGGTCGCCGAGCTTGAACTGGGGCGGCGCCATCTTGCCGGGCGCCGGCTCCGGCCGGGCGGCGGGCGGCGCGGCAATCTGCAGGGGCGATCCGGTCTCGGGCACCATCTGGGCCTCGAGCTCGGCGAACGCCTTCTGCATCTGTTCCTGGCTGAGCGCCTTGCCGTGCCAGTTGGGGAGACCTTCGGTGAACGACACGCCCTTGCCCTTCAGCGTGCGGGCCAGGATCACGGTGGGCCGGCCCTTGGTCGAGCGGGCTTCCTTCAGCGCGGCCAGCACCTGCGTCAGGTCGTGGCCATCGATCGCGATCGCATGCCAGCCGAACGCGTTCCAGCGCGCGCGATAGGTTTCCATGTCGTGCTCGAGCTCGGTGCCACGGCTCTGGCCGAGCGCGTTGATGTCGATGATCCCGCACAGCGAGTCGAGCTTGTGGAAGTGCGCGGAGGCGGCGGCTTCCCACACGGCGCCTTCGGCGGTCTCGCCGTCGCCCATCAGCACGTAGGTCCGGTAGGGGGAGCCGATGCGGCGGGCGTTCAGCGCGCAGCCGACGCCGGCGCCCAGGCCCTGGCCGAGCGACCCGGTCGCCACGTCCACGAACGGCAGGCGCGGCGTGGGGTGGCCTTCGAGGTTCGAGGTGAACAGCCGCAGGTCGGTCAGCCGCTCGCGCGGAATGAAGCCGGCTTCGGCCCACATCGCGTAGAGGAGCGGCGCGGCGTGGCCCTTTGACATGATCAGGCGATCGGCCTCGGGATGCTGCGGGTTCTTCGGGTCGAAGCGCATGTCGGCGAAGAACAACGCCGCCATCAGCTCCGCCGACGACATGCAGGTGGTGGGATGCCCGCTGGCCGACGCCGTGGTCGCTCGAATCGACTCGATGCGAAGACGGGTGGCAATGTTTTTCAGCGACGAGAGCAGCGAAGCATCAACCTGCAACAGAAAACCTCCAAAGGGAAAGGGGAAGACGAGAAAGTTTATCAGTAAAATGGGGGGATGGTCCTCTTCCGCTACCTCTACATCCTGGCCCTCGTGTTGTGGCTGGGCGGAACGATGGTGGCGGGCGGCGTCGTCGCGCCGTCGATTTTCCACGTGCTGGAAACATGGAACCCGGTCGAGGGCCGCGTGCTGGGCGGGCAGGTGTTCGGCGAAGTGTTGCAGCGGCTCTATCTGGTGGCCTACGCGATGAGCGCGGTGATGTTCGTATCGCTGTCACTGCACCGCCTGCTGGGGGCGCGGCCCGTCAAGTACGGCATCCGCATCTCGATTCTGGCCGTCATGCTGGCGCTGACGCTGGGCGCGGATTACTACGTGGGCCCGCGGATTACGACGCTTCAGGCCCAAATCTCGGGTCCGGTGTCGGCGTTGCCGGCGGGCGACCCGGTCCGCGGGGAGTTCAACCGGCTCCACGGCCTTGCCAACATCCTGCTGAGCCTGTCGGCGGTCGGCGGGCTCGCCCTCCTTTTCTGGGAAGCTCGCGAATGATCATCACGCTCATCCCCGGCGACGGCATCGGTCCTGAAGTCACGCGCGCGGTGGTCCGCGTCCTGGCCGCATCGGGGTTCTCTCCGGAATGGGAGACCTTTTCCGCCGGGGCGGCGGCAGTCGAGGAGCACGGCACCACGCTGCCGCAGGCGCTGCTCGACTCCATCACCCGCAACAAGATCGCGCTGAAGGGCCCGATTACCACGCCGGTCGGCAAGGGCTTCACCAGCGTGAACGTGGGGCTGCGCAAGGCGCTCGACCTCTACGCCAACCTGCGGCCGGTCTGGAACCTGCCGTCGGTGCCGTCACGCTACCAGAACGTCGATCTCGTGATCGTCCGCGAGAACACCGAAGACCTGTATGCCGGGCTCGAACACGTCGTGGTGCCCGGCGTCGTGGAGAGCATCAAAATCATCACGGAAGTGGCGTCCACGCGCATCGCCGAGTTCGCGTTCCAGCAGGCCCGCCGCCGCGGCCGCAAGCTGGTGACCGCCGTGCACAAGGCCAACATCATGAAGCTCAGCGACGGGTTGTTCCTCGACTGCGCCCGCACCGTCGCCGCGCGCTACCCCGACATCCAGTTCGACGACCGCATCGTCGACGCCGCGTGCATGCACCTGGTGATGCATCCGGAACGGCTGGACGTGCTGCTGCTGCCGAACCTGTACGGCGACATCGTGTCGGACCTGTGCGCCGGCCTGGTCGGCGGGCTTGGTGTGGTCCCGGCTGCCAACCTCGGCTTCAACGGCGTGGGCGTGTTCGAAGCGGTCCACGGCAGCGCCCCGGACATCGCCGGCAAGGATATCGCCAACCCGACGGCGTTGTTGCTGTCAGCCGTGCTGATGCTCCAGCACCTTCAGGAAGACGCCAAGGCCGACGCGATCATGGTCGCGCTGAAGAAAGTGCTCGCCAGCGGTCACGTCACCCCTGATTTGGGAGGCAGCGCCTCGACGACGTCCTTTGCCGATGCGATCGTGCAAGAGCTATCATCTTAATGACGGATAAGTTGCGAGCCCCGAGGCCGCTCCGATGTCGCGGCCGTTTGGCCGGGACGAATCCACCGAGATAAGAACCGTGGCCACTGACACCATCGTCCAAGCCGTTCTCGCGCGTGAAGACGTGACGCGTTTCCTGGAAGGCAGCCATGGCCTGACCAGCGCCGACGCCCGCACGCGGGTCATGGGCTACCTGGACGAGCTGCAGACGACGCAGCGCTATGAGTTGTACCGGGCGCTCGAGTATCCGCTCTACCCCATTCTGCGGAAGATCGAGCGAATCAGCGAGCAGCAGCATTTCGCCATCGACGCGGCGGCCCAGGGCCGGGTCGCGTACGCGTCGAACCACCGCAGCCACATCGACTACCTGGTGGAACCGCTGGCGCTCGACGACGCCGGGATTCGTCCGCCGATTATCGCCGCGGGCATCAACCTGTTCGGCGGACCGCTGGGCCTGATCCACAAGCACGTGACCGGGGCGCTGCCGATCCGCCGCAACATGAAGGATCCGGCCTACCTGATTACGCTCAAGGCCTACGTCAGCGAGCTACTGCACAAGCACGACCTGTTCTTCTATCCGGAGGGCGGCCGCAGCTACAGCGGCGAGCTCAAGGCGATGAAGACCGGGCTGTTCAGCGCCTGCATCGATGCCGGCGTGCCGGGCATGCAGCTGGTGCCGGTGGCCGTGGCCTACGACCTCGTGCTCGAGGATCACGTGATCGCGAAGCAACGCGTCAAGGGCCGCCAGAAGGCCTTCAGCCGCGAGGTGGCCGAACTGGTCCGCTACGCGGTGGGCTACCACAGCCGGTCGTTCGTCACGTTTGGCCGTCCCATTCCGCTGGACGGCATCGACGGCGAATCGCGCAAGGCGGTGATGGACCTGGCCCGCCACGTGCGCGGCGAGATCGGGCTGCTCGCCAAGGTGCTGCCGACGGCGGTGCTGGCGGCGGCGATGCGGCCGTCGGTGACGCGCGCCGACCTCAGCGACCGGATTGCCGCCATTCTCGACACGCTGCGCGCCGTGGGCGCCAACCTCGGCGTGACTTCGGCGGAAGAAGTGCTGGCGCTCGCCACCGGGCCCCTCGAAACCCGCAATATCATCGCAATAGAGGCCGGCCGCTACCGGGTCCGCGAGCGCCACGTGCTCCGTTATTACGCGCGCTCGATCGCGCACTTGCTGACGCCGCCCGGTTCCACCCATTAAGGCCCGTCCCAACTGATGCTCGACGTCACCTCGAAGGCCCTGTTCCACGGCCTCGCGCAAGTTCCCACTCTGCAGCGGTTCGCCTCCAAGTACGGCATGGGCAGCAGCCACCGCGGCGGCTTCGCCCGCCGCTTCATTGCCGGCGAGACGATCGACGAAGCCATCGCGGCGGTGGCGGACCTGCCCGGCAAGGGCCTGCAGCTGACGCTCGACTACCTGGGCGAAAGCGTGGCGAGCGCCCAGGCCGCGGCGGCGGCCGCCGCCGACTACGCCGCGACCATCGAGAAGATCGTCGCCTCCGGCATCGAACGGAACATCTCGCTCAAGCTGACGCAACTGGGGCTCGACGTCGATCGCGCGACCGCGGTGGACAACATGCGGCGCATCCTCGAGACGGCCGACGCGCACGGGTTTTTCGTGCGCATCGACATGGAGAACTCGCCGTATACCGAGGCGACGCTGGGGATCCTCGAGACGCTGCGCCAGCAGGGCCACACCAACATCGGCACCGTGATCCAGACCTGCCTGAAGCGGTCGGAGGCCGACATTCGCCGCCTCAACGGCCTGGGTGTGCGGGTGCGGCTGGTGAAGGGCGCCTACAAGGAACCGAAGACGGTCGCCTACCAGAAGAAAAGCGAAGTGGACGCCGCGTTCGTGGACCTGATGCGGCTGTTGCTGGACGAAGGCACCTACCCCGCCTTCGCGACGCATGACCCGGTCATGATCGAGACGACCAAGGCGTATGCGACGAGCAAGGGCCACGCGAAGGACCGCTTCGAGTTCCAGATGCTCTACGGCATTCGCCGCGACCTGCAGTCGGCGCTGGTGGCCGAGGGCTACCGCGTGCGCGTCTACGTGCCCTTCGGCAAGCAGTGGTATCCGTACTTCATGCGGCGGCTCGGTGAGCGGCCGGCCAACGTGGCGTTCGTGCTGAAGGGGATCTTCAGCGACCGCGGCTAAGCCGCAGATTACGACCAGGCCGCAGATGACGCAGATTACGCAGAGAACTCAATTCAAGAATTGACGGTGCAGCCTACCTCGGGAAGTGCACTGGCGGACGATCATGGTACCCGTCGCCGTCCAGCGTGTGAAGGAATGCGACCAAGGCATCAACTTCCTGATGCGTGAGTCCGAGTGGCCTGATGCGACCTGACAACATCGGGTTGCGGACGCCGCCCCGGTTATAGAACTCGACCACCTCTCGGAGGGTGGCCAAGGAACCGTCGTGCATGTAGGGAGGGTGTCTTGAGACCTCTCGCAATCCCGGGGTCTTGAACGCACCGCGATCTTTCTGTTCATGACTGACCGCTGCCCGGCCTTCGTCAAGGAACGTCTGTGACTTCGCATCCCATCCGATACCAAGGTTGTGAAAGCGTCCGTCAGAAAAGTTAAAGCCGACGTGGCACATGCCGCAGCCGCCCTTGAAAGAGAAGATGTCGTAGCCGAGTTTTGCCTCCTCCGATGCGGCACGGGCATCGCGCGCGTAGCTCCATCGGTCGAACGGGGCGTTGCCGCTCTTGCGCGTGCGCACGTAATCGGCAATGGCCTCGGCCACGTGATTGGTCGTTAGCGCCTCCGATCCGAACACTTCGCGGAAGTATCGGCGATAGCCTGGGATCGCTGACAGCCTGGCTACCATCGCTCGATGGTCGAGGCCCATCTCCTGCGGGTCGGCGATAGGCATCAGCACCTGCTCTTCGAGATTCGTTGCGCGGCCGTCCCAGAAGAAGGCCGGACCGGGATCGTTCGGGGGTGGCGGCAACACCGTGCGGGCAGCCAAGTTGACGATACTGGGCCTCTTGCGGCGGCCCCGCTGGCCCCCAATTCCAGTTGGGACCGGAACTGGTTCCGAAAACGCGTAGTCCGGTCGATGACACGAGGCGCAGGACACGGTTTCGTCGTTGGAAAGCCGCTTGTCAAAAAAGAGCCAGCGACCGAGTCGAGCCCGCGCCGGCACGGGCTGCTGAGGAGCCTCTGCAAAGAACTCTTCCATGCCGAAAGGAGCCGGTGCGTTGGGGCGGATCGGATTGTCGGCGTTGAGCTGTGCCGGGGTCGGGCCCGACTCGCACGCTGCAAAGAGAGCACTGGTGACCAGAGCCGACACCAGAAGTATTCGAATGCTCCGTGTCTGTGTCCTCCGTGGCATATTCCCTTTTAGCGGCACCAGTCGCGGGCCAGGCTGACCAGCGCGTCGCGGCAGGTCAGCACCGACTGCAGGTCCACCCACTCGTCGATGCTGTGAAGTCCGGCGCCGGTCGGTCCGTAGAGGATCGCGGGGATGCCGGCTTCGCTCAGCACGGCGGCGTCGGTCCAGAAACTCATTCCAATCACGGGTGCCGGGGTGCTGAGGTGCTC
This window harbors:
- a CDS encoding cytochrome c peroxidase, with the translated sequence MSALVTSALFAACESGPTPAQLNADNPIRPNAPAPFGMEEFFAEAPQQPVPARARLGRWLFFDKRLSNDETVSCASCHRPDYAFSEPVPVPTGIGGQRGRRKRPSIVNLAARTVLPPPPNDPGPAFFWDGRATNLEEQVLMPIADPQEMGLDHRAMVARLSAIPGYRRYFREVFGSEALTTNHVAEAIADYVRTRKSGNAPFDRWSYARDARAASEEAKLGYDIFSFKGGCGMCHVGFNFSDGRFHNLGIGWDAKSQTFLDEGRAAVSHEQKDRGAFKTPGLREVSRHPPYMHDGSLATLREVVEFYNRGGVRNPMLSGRIRPLGLTHQEVDALVAFLHTLDGDGYHDRPPVHFPR
- a CDS encoding 1-acyl-sn-glycerol-3-phosphate acyltransferase: MATDTIVQAVLAREDVTRFLEGSHGLTSADARTRVMGYLDELQTTQRYELYRALEYPLYPILRKIERISEQQHFAIDAAAQGRVAYASNHRSHIDYLVEPLALDDAGIRPPIIAAGINLFGGPLGLIHKHVTGALPIRRNMKDPAYLITLKAYVSELLHKHDLFFYPEGGRSYSGELKAMKTGLFSACIDAGVPGMQLVPVAVAYDLVLEDHVIAKQRVKGRQKAFSREVAELVRYAVGYHSRSFVTFGRPIPLDGIDGESRKAVMDLARHVRGEIGLLAKVLPTAVLAAAMRPSVTRADLSDRIAAILDTLRAVGANLGVTSAEEVLALATGPLETRNIIAIEAGRYRVRERHVLRYYARSIAHLLTPPGSTH
- a CDS encoding isocitrate/isopropylmalate dehydrogenase family protein; translated protein: MIITLIPGDGIGPEVTRAVVRVLAASGFSPEWETFSAGAAAVEEHGTTLPQALLDSITRNKIALKGPITTPVGKGFTSVNVGLRKALDLYANLRPVWNLPSVPSRYQNVDLVIVRENTEDLYAGLEHVVVPGVVESIKIITEVASTRIAEFAFQQARRRGRKLVTAVHKANIMKLSDGLFLDCARTVAARYPDIQFDDRIVDAACMHLVMHPERLDVLLLPNLYGDIVSDLCAGLVGGLGVVPAANLGFNGVGVFEAVHGSAPDIAGKDIANPTALLLSAVLMLQHLQEDAKADAIMVALKKVLASGHVTPDLGGSASTTSFADAIVQELSS
- a CDS encoding DUF4149 domain-containing protein, producing MVLFRYLYILALVLWLGGTMVAGGVVAPSIFHVLETWNPVEGRVLGGQVFGEVLQRLYLVAYAMSAVMFVSLSLHRLLGARPVKYGIRISILAVMLALTLGADYYVGPRITTLQAQISGPVSALPAGDPVRGEFNRLHGLANILLSLSAVGGLALLFWEARE
- a CDS encoding proline dehydrogenase family protein, with amino-acid sequence MLDVTSKALFHGLAQVPTLQRFASKYGMGSSHRGGFARRFIAGETIDEAIAAVADLPGKGLQLTLDYLGESVASAQAAAAAAADYAATIEKIVASGIERNISLKLTQLGLDVDRATAVDNMRRILETADAHGFFVRIDMENSPYTEATLGILETLRQQGHTNIGTVIQTCLKRSEADIRRLNGLGVRVRLVKGAYKEPKTVAYQKKSEVDAAFVDLMRLLLDEGTYPAFATHDPVMIETTKAYATSKGHAKDRFEFQMLYGIRRDLQSALVAEGYRVRVYVPFGKQWYPYFMRRLGERPANVAFVLKGIFSDRG